A genome region from Hymenobacter tibetensis includes the following:
- a CDS encoding DUF4846 domain-containing protein → MIFTQGHSCINDDPQASVRSQPSNQYPWLPAGTYTIKRSLAARFAVPPGCQRVTVEPGSFGQWLRYVPLLPAGTAVHLHNGQLKEPQTVHAAILNIDVGSRDLQQCADAVIRLRGEYEFSRKPDHVHFHLTSGDDIRFADWYKGHGFRVDGDEVLPAPKAIEQPTHAVFRRYLDQIFTYAGTLSLARELTPTPLANVQPGDVFIRGGSPGHAVLVLDVAEHLLSGKRYVLLAQSYMPAQQIHVLRDAAAAGGVWFAVIPAHARFNTPEWTFSKDELRRFD, encoded by the coding sequence TTGATTTTTACACAAGGTCACTCATGTATCAATGACGACCCGCAAGCTAGTGTCCGCTCGCAACCATCGAACCAGTATCCGTGGCTGCCTGCTGGCACTTACACTATTAAGCGCAGTCTTGCCGCTCGATTTGCGGTACCGCCGGGTTGCCAGCGCGTAACGGTAGAGCCAGGTTCCTTCGGACAGTGGCTGCGCTATGTACCGTTGCTGCCCGCTGGCACGGCGGTGCATCTACACAACGGCCAGCTGAAAGAACCACAGACCGTTCATGCAGCTATATTGAACATAGATGTTGGCAGCCGGGACTTACAGCAATGCGCGGATGCTGTTATTCGGCTAAGAGGCGAGTACGAGTTTTCCAGAAAGCCCGACCACGTGCACTTCCACCTCACCAGCGGCGACGATATTCGGTTTGCGGATTGGTACAAAGGCCACGGTTTCCGCGTGGACGGTGACGAGGTACTACCCGCTCCTAAAGCCATAGAACAACCGACGCATGCTGTTTTCCGGCGTTACTTAGATCAAATTTTCACTTACGCTGGCACCTTATCCTTGGCACGCGAGCTAACCCCCACTCCCCTTGCCAACGTGCAGCCCGGCGACGTATTTATTCGGGGCGGCTCGCCGGGCCACGCCGTACTCGTGCTAGACGTAGCCGAGCACCTCCTTAGCGGTAAACGCTACGTGCTCCTAGCTCAAAGCTACATGCCCGCCCAGCAAATACACGTGTTGCGGGATGCAGCAGCTGCCGGAGGCGTATGGTTTGCCGTGATTCCTGCCCATGCGCGGTTTAACACGCCGGAATGGACGTTCAGCAAAGATGAATTACGGCGGTTCGATTAA